The following are from one region of the Dermacentor albipictus isolate Rhodes 1998 colony chromosome 5, USDA_Dalb.pri_finalv2, whole genome shotgun sequence genome:
- the LOC135906250 gene encoding frizzled-10-like translates to MMTRRPRRLLLALLVLFVYTAADAQRMQFDQGRRSKCERITIPMCQDMPYNLTRMPNLMGHTDQSQAAIQVHEFVPLVEIGCSKHLKFFLCSLYAPMCTEQVDTPIPSCQSICEEVKSKCLPLLAQFNFNWPQALNCSRLPVPEKNGLCMEFPPGADERYSKYLLEKPEPSKLSPHSKLLNLPLPHAFPPLKKFQNGRFFDTFSTEASAGGRSSKNCPETMVDLPGRNVDRCIPRCGSDFLFTRNDKNFAEIWMGIWAAVCFMATIFTVSTFWINPTRFRYPERPIIFLSLCCCFSSIAYLFRIFAGSELVSCNKSEGVESHLIVEGIDRWGCIVVFLLLYYFGMAAAFWWLVLTLSWYLAAGKQWGHEAIESLASYFHLMCWAVPGVLSIVVLALRHVDGDELTGLCFVGNQSRDALLSFVIAPLGFVLSLGGLLILLGFVSLLRIRRLMKEGGRNTSKLERLMVRIGLFSVLSTVPALTLLACLLYEYHQMPAWKARATANVVECLAKRGDASAPCRLQDSIPLEEVFMLKIFMSLLVGITTGVWIWSNKTWTAWGKLCGSRFGRRASRGSRVQYTKPPLPASLPTPQHHHQFHPLNTSSVGRTKSHSHRKALTHVTMV, encoded by the coding sequence ATGATGACCCGGAGGCCCCGGCGACTGTTGCTCGCGCTGCTCGTGTTGTTCGTCTACACCGCGGCGGACGCCCAGCGCATGCAGTTCGACCAGGGACGGCGCAGCAAATGTGAGCGCATCACCATTCCCATGTGCCAGGACATGCCGTACAACTTGACGCGCATGCCAAATCTCATGGGACACACGGATCAGAGCCAGGCGGCCATACAGGTGCATGAGTTTGTGCCACTCGTCGAAATCGGCTGCTCCAAGCATCTCAAGTTCTTCCTGTGCTCCCTCTACGCTCCGATGTGCACGGAGCAGGTGGACACGCCGATACCGTCTTGTCAGTCCATCTGCGAAGAAGTAAAGTCCAAGTGCCTGCCCCTGCTGGCGCAGTTCAACTTCAACTGGCCTCAGGCACTAAACTGCAGCAGACTTCCTGTGCCTGAAAAGAACGGCTTGTGCATGGAATTCCCGCCCGGTGCCGACGAGCGCTACTCCAAATATCTGCTTGAGAAACCAGAGCCCAGCAAACTGTCCCCGCACAGCAAGCTGCTGAACTTGCCGTTGCCTCACGCTTTTCCGCCACTCAAGAAGTTTCAGAATGGGCGCTTCTTCGACACCTTCTCCACTGAGGCATCAGCTGGAGGTCGTTCCTCCAAGAATTGCCCCGAAACGATGGTTGACCTGCCGGGCCGAAACGTAGACCGGTGCATTCCGCGTTGTGGCTCGGACTTTCTTTTCACTCGTAACGACAAGAACTTCGCCGAGATCTGGATGGGCATCTGGGCCGCCGTGTGCTTCATGGCGACCATCTTCACCGTGTCCACCTTCTGGATCAACCCGACGCGATTCCGCTACCCCGAGCGCCCCATCATATTCCTGAGCCTATGCTGCTGCTTCAGCAGCATCGCCTACCTATTCCGCATCTTCGCCGGCTCCGAGTTAGTCTCGTGCAACAAGTCGGAAGGCGTCGAGTCTCACCTCATCGTCGAAGGCATCGACCGCTGGGGCTGCATCGTGGTTTTCCTGCTCCTCTACTACTTCGGCATGGCCGCGGCCTTCTGGTGGCTCGTGCTCACGCTTTCCTGGTACCTGGCCGCGGGCAAGCAGTGGGGCCACGAGGCCATCGAGTCGCTGGCGAGCTACTTCCACCTCATGTGCTGGGCCGTTCCGGGAGTGCTCAGCATTGTCGTCCTGGCGCTGCGCCACGTGGACGGCGACGAGCTGACCGGCCTGTGCTTCGTGGGCAACCAGAGCCGCGACGCGCTGCTCAGCTTCGTCATCGCGCCCCTGGGGTTCGTGCTCAGCCTGGGCGGCCTGCTCATCCTGCTGGGCTTCGTGTCGCTGCTCAGGATACGCCGGCTCATGAAGGAAGGGGGCCGCAACACCAGTAAGCTCGAGCGGCTCATGGTTCGCATCGGGCTCTTCTCCGTGCTGTCGACGGTGCCCGCGCTGACGCTGCTGGCGTGCCTGCTGTACGAGTACCACCAGATGCCGGCGTGGAAGGCCCGCGCGACGGCCAACGTCGTCGAATGTCTCGCCAAGCGGGGCGACGCCTCGGCGCCCTGCAGGCTGCAGGACAGCATTCCGCTGGAAGAGGTCTTCATGCTCAAGATCTTCATGTCGCTCCTCGTGGGCATCACCACGGGCGTGTGGATCTGGAGCAACAAGACGTGGACAGCGTGGGGCAAGCTGTGCGGGTCGCGATTCGGTCGCCGCGCGTCTCGCGGCAGCAGGGTGCAGTACACCAAGCCTCCGCTGCCGGCCAGCTTGCCGACGCCGCAGCATCACCACCAGTTCCACCCGCTGAACACATCTTCTGTGGGAAGGACTAAGAGCCACTCGCACAGAAAAGCGCTGACTCATGTGACAATGGTGTGA